In the Deinococcus ficus genome, one interval contains:
- a CDS encoding phage tail protein, producing the protein MNADKNSTIVAQVAETYAQYKNRTQQDSRASESAYKVLANCRYRVAIDGIEYAAFSEVSGLQIETETMDFIEGGFNDRVLRLPVRSKVGNLTLKRGITSGNELLQWHLRIVQGYLDLKNVTIYVYNTKGDVLTRFELMQAFPVKWSGPQFTGGGDAVAVETLELAHSGFLQIN; encoded by the coding sequence ATGAATGCAGACAAGAACAGCACCATCGTGGCCCAGGTCGCCGAGACCTACGCCCAGTATAAGAACCGCACCCAGCAGGACTCCCGGGCGTCCGAGTCCGCGTACAAGGTGCTCGCCAACTGCCGCTACCGGGTTGCCATCGACGGCATCGAGTACGCCGCGTTCAGCGAGGTCAGCGGCCTGCAGATCGAGACCGAAACCATGGACTTCATCGAGGGCGGCTTCAACGACCGCGTCCTGCGCCTCCCCGTGCGCTCCAAGGTCGGGAACCTCACCCTGAAACGCGGCATCACCTCCGGCAACGAGTTGCTGCAATGGCACCTGCGGATCGTCCAGGGCTACCTGGACCTCAAGAACGTCACCATCTACGTGTACAACACTAAAGGCGACGTCCTCACCCGCTTCGAACTGATGCAGGCCTTCCCCGTGAAGTGGTCCGGCCCGCAGTTCACCGGCGGCGGCGACGCCGTGGCCGTCGAAACGCTGGAACTCGCGCACTCCGGCTTCCTGCAGATCAACTGA
- a CDS encoding eCIS core domain-containing protein has product MQEALQRTLGTSVRDIRVVRNAQVPALLSAANAEGLAVDRTVFLPAHVDLTTPAGHALAAHEFTHALRRTQPGFMPDVVRRADPAAPSLAHEEELAVLTEHLAHQEAQDAPRAPARTSSLPLTARERRTPRDMSLPRAPIMPAPTRPELAPVTPAAPARTSSPAPQVHAADMNRPAPQPPSNPAPAPSKEREKDVAVGSRQSTTPQVDLDQVARDVYARLRERLGEELRRLRS; this is encoded by the coding sequence GTGCAGGAGGCCCTTCAGCGCACGCTGGGCACGTCCGTGCGGGATATCCGCGTGGTCCGCAACGCGCAGGTGCCGGCCCTGCTCTCGGCCGCGAACGCGGAGGGGCTCGCGGTGGACCGCACCGTGTTCCTGCCGGCCCATGTGGACCTGACCACGCCCGCTGGGCATGCCCTGGCCGCGCATGAGTTCACGCATGCGCTGCGGCGCACCCAGCCGGGCTTCATGCCGGACGTCGTGCGCCGCGCCGATCCGGCTGCGCCCTCCCTGGCTCACGAGGAGGAGCTCGCGGTCCTGACCGAGCACCTCGCGCATCAGGAAGCCCAGGATGCCCCCCGGGCCCCGGCCCGGACCTCCTCCCTCCCTCTGACCGCGCGGGAGCGGCGTACCCCAAGGGACATGTCGCTCCCCCGCGCGCCAATCATGCCGGCCCCGACGCGGCCTGAGCTGGCCCCGGTGACTCCCGCTGCCCCCGCCCGGACTTCCTCCCCCGCTCCACAGGTGCATGCGGCCGACATGAACCGCCCAGCGCCTCAGCCACCCAGCAATCCAGCCCCCGCCCCCAGCAAGGAACGCGAGAAGGACGTCGCGGTCGGCAGCCGCCAGTCCACCACCCCGCAGGTGGACCTCGATCAGGTGGCCCGCGACGTGTACGCCCGCCTGCGCGAACGACTCGGCGAGGAACTTCGCCGCCTGCGCAGCTGA
- a CDS encoding phage tail sheath family protein: protein MAEYLSPGVFIEESTSGPRPIEGVSTTTAAFVGFAPSGPANTPVFIANWQQFVDTFGTIDASGRKTPFMEGAYLAQSVYAYFNNGGTRCYVVRLVPGEVTSGKKTVEAARSLQLPSRASSAVPSLNIVARGGVQSDVIVEILPATPEAKPDAPQGNQGKGKDAKGNDAKDADSGEGDGLFTMKVTRDGQTERFENVSIGKRHPRNVTEVLTKESTLITIEEVTGAGPLAERVPEVGTYVLQAATNVLTSGGEMNNQDFVGSTDGRSGIESLEIAEEVAMIAVPDLMGAYQRGLLDLDGVKAVQRALIDHCERNANRMAILDTPPDLTPQQVVKWRNVDTNFDSSYAAMYYPWVTIAGPDGRPMTVPPSGFVAGIYARTDIERGVHKAPANELVNGILRPALQISKSEQDILNPIGVNCIREFPGMGVRVWGARTLSSDARWRYVPVRRLFNFVEQSINRGTQWAVFEPNDENLWFRVRRDITNFLTGVWRDGALFGNTAREAFYVKCDAELNPADLRDRGIMQIEVALAPVKPAEFIVIRFSQHAGGGE from the coding sequence ATGGCCGAATATCTTTCCCCTGGCGTCTTCATTGAGGAGTCCACGAGTGGACCCCGGCCAATCGAGGGTGTCAGCACCACCACCGCCGCTTTCGTGGGATTTGCGCCCAGCGGGCCGGCCAACACGCCGGTGTTCATCGCCAACTGGCAGCAGTTCGTGGACACCTTCGGGACCATCGACGCCAGCGGCAGGAAGACACCCTTCATGGAAGGCGCGTACCTCGCCCAGTCGGTGTACGCGTACTTCAACAACGGCGGCACCCGCTGCTACGTGGTGCGCCTCGTGCCCGGCGAAGTCACCAGCGGCAAGAAGACCGTGGAGGCCGCCCGCAGCCTGCAGCTGCCCAGCCGCGCCAGCAGCGCCGTGCCGAGCCTGAACATCGTCGCCCGCGGCGGCGTGCAGAGCGACGTGATCGTCGAGATCCTGCCGGCCACCCCTGAAGCCAAACCCGACGCGCCCCAGGGCAACCAGGGCAAGGGCAAGGACGCCAAGGGCAACGACGCCAAGGACGCCGACAGCGGCGAGGGCGACGGCCTGTTCACCATGAAGGTCACCCGTGACGGGCAGACCGAACGCTTCGAGAACGTCTCGATCGGCAAGCGCCACCCCCGCAACGTGACCGAGGTGCTCACCAAGGAAAGCACCCTGATCACCATCGAGGAAGTCACCGGCGCCGGCCCCCTCGCCGAGCGCGTGCCGGAAGTCGGCACGTACGTCCTGCAGGCCGCCACGAACGTCCTGACCAGCGGCGGCGAGATGAACAACCAGGACTTCGTGGGCTCCACCGACGGCCGCAGCGGCATCGAGAGCCTGGAGATCGCCGAGGAAGTCGCCATGATCGCGGTGCCCGACCTGATGGGCGCCTACCAGCGCGGCCTGCTCGACCTGGACGGCGTCAAGGCCGTGCAGCGCGCCCTGATCGACCACTGCGAGCGCAACGCCAACCGCATGGCGATCCTGGACACCCCGCCCGACCTGACCCCCCAGCAGGTCGTGAAGTGGCGCAACGTGGACACCAACTTCGACTCCAGCTACGCCGCCATGTACTACCCCTGGGTCACCATCGCCGGCCCCGACGGCCGCCCCATGACCGTGCCCCCCAGCGGCTTCGTGGCCGGGATCTACGCCCGCACTGACATCGAGCGCGGCGTGCACAAGGCCCCCGCGAACGAACTGGTGAACGGCATCCTGCGTCCCGCGCTGCAGATCAGCAAGAGCGAGCAGGACATCCTCAATCCCATCGGCGTGAACTGCATCCGCGAGTTTCCGGGCATGGGCGTGCGCGTGTGGGGCGCCCGGACGCTGTCCAGCGACGCCCGCTGGCGTTACGTGCCGGTCCGCCGCCTGTTCAACTTCGTGGAGCAGAGCATCAACCGCGGCACGCAGTGGGCGGTGTTCGAACCCAACGACGAGAACCTGTGGTTCCGCGTTCGCCGCGACATCACCAACTTCCTCACCGGCGTGTGGCGCGACGGGGCCCTGTTCGGCAACACCGCCCGCGAGGCCTTCTACGTGAAGTGCGACGCCGAACTCAACCCCGCCGACCTGCGCGACCGTGGCATCATGCAGATCGAAGTGGCACTCGCGCCCGTCAAACCGGCCGAGTTCATCGTGATCCGCTTCAGCCAGCACGCCGGCGGCGGCGAGTAA
- a CDS encoding PAAR domain-containing protein, which yields MPPAARIGDNHTCPMSTGWTPHVGGPIVAGSGNVRIGGSMAARVGDMCTCQGPPDSIARGSGTVRINGLPAARLGDTTVHGGVIVAGAPNVNIGG from the coding sequence ATGCCCCCTGCCGCCCGCATCGGAGACAACCACACCTGCCCCATGAGCACCGGATGGACCCCCCACGTCGGGGGGCCCATCGTCGCCGGCAGCGGCAACGTCCGCATCGGCGGCAGCATGGCCGCCCGCGTGGGCGACATGTGCACCTGCCAGGGCCCACCCGACAGCATTGCCCGGGGCAGCGGCACAGTTCGTATCAACGGCCTGCCGGCCGCCCGCCTCGGTGACACCACGGTGCACGGCGGCGTCATCGTTGCCGGCGCCCCCAACGTCAACATCGGCGGGTAG
- a CDS encoding phage tail protein, with amino-acid sequence MTGDNTNRKDPLVAAYFSVEFDGKVVGAFRECTGLGSQSQVVEYRATDKNGKPVLIREPGTMKYNDIVLKRGITNDMDMWSWRRQVEEGDLTGARRSGTITLHNQKGEPIARWTFRNAWPSNLNGPTYDAKSNEVAVEELTITHEGYTREQ; translated from the coding sequence ATGACTGGTGACAACACGAACCGCAAAGACCCCTTGGTGGCCGCTTACTTCAGCGTGGAATTCGACGGCAAGGTCGTCGGCGCCTTCCGCGAATGCACCGGCCTGGGCAGCCAGAGCCAGGTCGTCGAGTACCGCGCCACCGACAAGAACGGCAAGCCCGTCCTGATCCGCGAGCCCGGCACCATGAAGTACAACGACATCGTCCTCAAGCGCGGCATCACCAACGACATGGACATGTGGTCCTGGCGCCGCCAGGTGGAAGAAGGCGACCTGACCGGCGCCCGCCGCAGCGGCACCATCACCCTGCACAACCAGAAAGGGGAGCCGATCGCCCGCTGGACCTTCCGCAATGCCTGGCCCAGCAACCTCAACGGCCCGACCTACGACGCCAAGAGCAACGAGGTCGCCGTGGAAGAACTGACCATCACCCACGAAGGCTACACCCGCGAGCAGTAA